ACGGCGGGGGGTGCCGTCCTCCTCGAGGCGCGGGAGGCCGGTCTCGCCGTCGCGGACGATGACCTCGATGCCGATGATGTCGTCGATCGTGAGCGCGAAGAGCCCCGCCTCGGTCTCGAGCGGCGGGCGCTCGGGGATCTCGGGCTGCGTGAGCGCGGCGGCACCGACCTCGCCGAGCCCCTCGATGTCGAGCGCGCCGCGCGAGCCGATGTGCTCGACGCGCCCCCGGACCTGCGCAGGGCAGGCGCGCGCATTCGGGCAGCGGAGGTCGATGTCGCCCTCCTTCGCGGGCGCGAGCGCGGTGCCGCATTCGGGGCAGTCGGCCGGCATGACGAACTCGCGCTCCGTGCCGTCGCGGAGCTCGACCACCGGCCCCAGGACCTCGGGGATGACGTCGCCCGCCTTGCGCAGCACGACGGTGTCGCCGATGAGCACGCCCTTCGCCTTCACGACGTCCTGGTTGTGGAGTGTCGCCTGACGCACCTCGCTGCCCGCGACGCGCACCTTCTGCATCGAGGCGTAGGGGGTGGCGCGTCCGGTGCGGCCGACGCTCACGACGATGTCGAGCAGCTTCGTGTTGACCTGCTCGGGCGGGTACTTGTAGGCGATCGCCCAGCGCGGCGCGCGGCTCGTGGCCCCGAGCTCGTCGTGCAGCGCCAGCTCGTCGACCTTCACGACGACCCCGTCGATCTCGTGCTCGACGCTGTGCCGGTGCTCGCCGTAGTGCGCGATGAACGCGGCCGCCTCGGCCGGCGTCGCGCGCACCGAGGAGTACGGGCTCGTCGGGAGGCCCCACTCGGCGAGGAGGGCGTAGACCTCCGACTGCGCCGTGACGGGCGGGTCCGGCCACGCGCCGACGCCGTGCACGTACAGCGCGAGCGACTCGACGCGGGCGAGGCCGGCCTCCTTCTCGAGGCCGTCCTTCTTGTCGAGCTGCTGGCGCAGCCCGCCGGCCGCCGCGTTGCGCGGATTCGCGAGCGCCGGGAAGCGGCGCGACGCGCTGAGCTCCGCCCTCTCCTCGTCGAAGGCCGCACGACCGCGCGCCTCCTCGACGACGCGCTCGCGCATGCTCGCCTGCAGCGCGTTGAGCGCGTCGAAGGCCTCCGTGCGCAGGAAGATCTCGCCGCGGACCTCGACCCGCTCGGGGTGCCCCTCGCCCGCGAGCTGCTGCGGGATTCCGCCGATCCGGAGGACGTTCGCCGTCACGTCCTCTCCCGTGACGCCGTCGCCGCGCGTCGCGGCGCTCACGAGCCTCCCCCGCTCGTAGCGGAGGTTGATCGCGAGGCCGTCGATCTTCAGCTCGCAGAGCAGGTCGACGTGGCGACCCGCATCGCGCTCGACCTTCGCGGCCCACTCGAGGAACTCCTCCTCGTCGAAGACGTTGTCGAGGCTGAGCATCCGCTCGGCGTGCACGACCGGCGCGAAGAGCGCCGAGACGCCGCCGCCGACCGTCTGCGTCGGGCTGTCCTGGCTCTGGAGCTCGGGGAACAGCCGCTCGATCGCCTCGAGGCGGTGCACGAGCGCGTCGTACTCCTCGTCGCTCGCGACCGCCGCATCCCGCTCGTAGTACGCCTCGCGGAGCTCGAGGATGCGCGAGGTCAGCGCCTCGACCTCCTCGCCCGCGGCGTCGCGCGTCAGGTCGTCGACGGGGATCTGCTCACCGGTCTCAGCCACGATGTCACGGTAGCGCGAGCCCCCGACGCCGCGGCGGCATCCCGAGCGCGCTCACGGCAAGCGGCGCGCGTCGCCCGGTCGAGCCCGGATCACTCGGGATGCGCCGCGCGCCAGGCGCTCACGAAGTCGAGCGCGGCCGCCTCGTCGCGACCGCCCTCGCGCAGCTCGCCGGGCACGATGACGCCGTCCCGGATGATGACGGTGCCGCTCGAGAACACGACCGAGACCTCGCGGCCGGACCACGCGCGAGCGCGATCGAGCCCCGCCGCGACCGCCGCCCCATCGATCTCGCGGCTCGAGAACGACACCCGGAGCGTGCCCGGGTCGAGGCGCAGCTCGCGGAGCTCGGGCACGGATGCGGCCACGCGGTCGCCCTCGGCCGCGAGCCCGACGATGCGCCCCGAGGGGCCGCTCACCCAGCCGCGGCCACCCCACAGCTGGACCTGCAGCGGGAGCGCCGAGGCCGGGACCTCCGCGACCGCCGCCGCGAGGTCGGCGAAGTCGCCGTCACCGCGCAGCTGCCAGGACTCGGGGTCCGTCAGGTCGTAGCCGGCCCCGGCCGCCTCGAGCACGCGCGCCGCCGCGAAGGGCGGGGACGACGCGCCGCCGACCGAGATCACGCGCCGCTCGGGACCGCCGTCCCCCGCCTCCACCTCGCCCGTCGCGGCGAGCCCGGCGCCTCGGAGCCCGGCATCGAGCCGCTCCGCGAGATCGACCACGGGGCCCTCGCCGCCGGTCGCGAGCGTCCAGTGCTCGCAGGGCTCGATGCGGGAGCGCTCGAGCCGCGGGTCGCCGACGATCTCGCGGAGCAGGGCGACGACCTCCCCCTCATCGAGGCAGGACGAGTCCTCACCCAGGCCGAGGGTCGTGGCGGGCCCGGCTCCGGCCTCCGCGCCCGGCGGCGTGCCCCGCACCTCGAGTGCGCCGATGCCGAGCCCGGCCCCGGCCGCACGGTGGTCGAGGAACGCGTCGACGGCGACCGACAGCTCCACCTCCGCCTCGGATCCCTCGCCGCTCGACCGGCCCGCCAGCACCCGGTCGTCGGCGAGCAGCTGCCGCCAGCCGGCGAGCGCACGATCGGTGTCCTCGCGCGTGCGGGCCACCTCCAGGATCACGGTGCCGCCCGCCTCGACGACCTCGACCTGCACGCCCGATCCCGCCTCCTCGCGGAGGTACCGCCCGGTCTCGTGCGCGAGGGCGTCGACCTCCGCCTCGTCGAGACCGTCCTCCAGCTCGACCTCGAGCGTGCCGGTGTACTGGAAGCCGCTGAAGAAGCCCGAGCCGTCGACCGAGGCGACGCCCGGCTGCCCGGCGAGCCAGCCGCGGGCGTCGTCGAACTGCTGCTGCCCGCATCCGGCCAGCGCGAGCGCGATCGCGATCGCCGTCGCCGCCGCACCACCACCTCGCGCCAGGACCCGTGCCCTGCTCATCTTCTCCACCACGCCCCGAGCCTAGGCGCACCCACCCGCAATCCTGGCGGGAGGGGGCGGGAGGCGGGGTCAGCGGGGCGTGCGGTTCGACTTCGTCAGGGGGTCGATGATGTCCTCGAGGCTCTTGCGCTCCGCCGCGACCCCGAAGATCGCCGCCACCACCGCGCCGAGGGCCATGACGCCCGCACCCACGTAGTACCCGATCGTGAGCGGGCCGCGGTCCTCGCCCTCCCCCACGAGCGAGGCGTACAGGGCGGGCGCGATCGCGCCGAAGATCTGGCCCACCGCGAACACGTAGCTGATGACCTGCGAGCGCATCTCGAGCGGGAAGATCTCGCTCACCGTGAGGTAGGCCGAGCTCGCGCCCGCCGAGGCGAAGAAGAACGAGACGCACCACAGGATGACGTGCACGGTCACGTCGATCGAGCCCGTCGAGAAGAGGAAGGCCGAGATCGCGAGCACGACCGCCGACACCCCGTAGGTGAGGGCGATCATCTGGCGACGGCCCCAGGTGTCGAAGAGCGGTCCGAGGAGCAGCGGCCCGAGCAGGTTGCCGATCGCGAAGGGGAAGAACATGAGCGGCACGGCCGACACCGGCAGCTCGTAGAAGTTCTGCAGCACGAGCGAGTAGGTGAAGAAGATCGCGTTGTACAGGAACGACTGCGTGATCATCATCGTCATGCCGACGAGGAGGCGCGTCGGGTGGTCGCGCAGCAGCACCCGCGCGATCGTGAGGAACGGCGTCCGCTTCTGCGGCACCAGCTCGATCGCCTTCTCGTCCGGCACCTCCTCGAGCTCGTGATGCGTCTCGTGCTCGACGTGGTGCTCGATGTCGTCGACCGTCTTCTCGGCCTCCTCCTCGCGGCCGTGCGTGATCAGCCAGCGCGGGGACTCCGGGATGTGCCGCCGCAGCGCGATGACCGCGAGCCCCAGGATCGGCCCGATGAAGAAGGCGATCCGCCAACCCACATCCTCCGCGAAGAGGTTCTGGTCGAGCAGGAAGACGCCCGCGAAGGAGCCCATGGCGGCACCGAACCAGTAGGTGCCGTTGACCGCGATGTCGACGCGCCCCCGGTAGTTCGAGGGGATCAGCTCGTCGATGGCCGAGTTGATCGCCGCGTACTCGCCGCCGATGCCCATGCCGGCGAGGAAGCGGAACACGAAGAAGAACTCCATGGTCGGCGAGAGGCCCGCGACGGCGCTCGCCACGAGGTAGATCGCGAGCGTGAGGATGAAGAGCTTCTTGCGGCCGAGGGAGTCGGCGAGGCGCCCGAAGACGAGCGCGCCGACCACCTGGCCGACGAGGTAGACCGTGCCGGCGATGCCGACATCCGCCGCCGACATCCCGAGCGTGTTCTCGTAGCCGCCGAGCGAGACGATCTGGATCTCGAGGCCGTCGAGGATCCAGCTGAAGCCGAGCCCGATGACGATCATCCAGTGGAATCTCGTCCACGGGAGCCGGTCCATGCGGGCCGGCACCAGGCTGCGGATGGTCTTCGCGGCTTCGCTCTCGGTCTGCGCCATTCCCCGGACGCTACGCCTGGGGGGAGGCGGGCGTGAGCCCGAGACGAGGGTCTCTCAGCCCGCGCGGAGGTTCCGGGATGCCGTCACAGCCGGTCGCGGAGGAGCGCCTCGGTGCCGGCCGGATCGAGCGTCGCCATGTCGTGCTTGGCACCGGGGAAGTCGCGCACCTCCCAGCCGGCGGCGGCGAGCTCGTGCGCGTGCCCGGGCCGGACGAGGATGCTGTCGGGCCCCCGCACGACCGTCGAGGGCACGGCGGGCGGCGCGACCGGCAGCGGCGAGCGCATGAGCTCCACGAAGACCGGGCGGACCATGCGGCGGTCCCACGCGGCGGAGCTGCGGGCGAAGCGGGCGCGGTTCTCGGCATCCAGTCCCGGGGTCCCGCGGGTGAACAGCCAGGCGAGCGCCGCGGGGGTGCCGGGCAGGTGCTCGAGCGCCCAGCCGAGAGGCGAGCGCGGCGTGAGCGCGAGCCGGAAGCCGGGGTCGAGGTAGACGGCGCGCGCGGGCCGGAGCCGCTCGACGGCGGTGGCGAGCACGCGCCCGCCGAGCGAATGCCCGATCACCCGGTCGGCGCCCGGCTCCAGCGTCTCCACGAGGTCGTCGGCGAAGTCCGCCACGCGGTAGGCGCCGGGCTCCGCGTGCGCGCTGCCGCCGTGACCGCGGAGGTCGACGGCCGTGACCGTGGCGTCGTGCCGCGCGGCGAGGAGCTCGGCGAAGTCGTGCCAGAGCTCGCTCGTGCCGTTGATGCCGTGGACGAGCTGGATGCGGCGCGCGCCGCTCCCCCAGCTGCGCGTCGCGAGCCTCATGCCGGGACGGCCGCCTGGTCCGCGCTCACCGTGCGGTCGATCGTGCACTGGCCGAGGACGCGCGTGCCGAGGTAGACGACGGCGGTCTGTCCGGGCGCGACGCCGCCGAGCGGGGCCTCCGGGCGGATGACGAGCTCGCCGCCCGCGACCCGCGCGGTCGCCGGGACGGGGTCGCCGTGCGCGCGGACCTGGACCTCGCAGGCGAAGGCGGTGGCGGCATCCTCGGGCGGCGCGCCCGCCCAGGTGAAGCGGGAGCCCGCGAGCTCGGCGATCGCGAGCGCCTCGCGCGGGCCGACGACGACCTCGTTCGTCCGGGGCCGCACCTCGAGCACGAAGCGCGGGCGGCCGTCCGGCGAGGGCACGCCGAGGCTCAGCCCCTTGCGCTGGCCGACCGTGAAGGCGTGGGCGCCCTCGTGGCGCCCGATGCGCTCCCCCGAGCGGTCGAGGATGTCGCCGGGCTCGGCCCCCACGCGCTCCGCGAGCCAGCCGCGGGTGTCGCCGTCGGGGATGAAGCAGATGTCGTAGCTGTCGGGCTTCTGCGCGACCGTCAGCCCGCGGGCGGCGGCCTCGGCGCGCACCTCGTCCTTCGAGGGCGTCGCGCCGAGCGGGAACACCGCGTGCGCGAGCTGCTCCTCCGTGAGCACGCCGAGCACGTAGGACTGGTCCTTCGCCCAGGCGGCGGCGCGGTGCAGCTCGCGGCGGCCCGCCGCATCCTCGCGGATCTCGGCGTAGTGGCCGGTCGCGACGGCGTCGAAGCCGAGCGCGAGGCCCTTCTCCAGGACCGCGGCGAACTTGATGCGCTCGTTGCAGCGCATGCAGGGGTTGGGGGTTCGTCCGGCCGCGTACTCGGCGGCGAAGTCGTCGACGACGTCGAGGGCGAAGCGCTCCGAGAAGTCCCAGACGTAGAAGGGGATGCCGAGGAGGTTCGCCGCCCGGCGCGCGTCCATCGCGTCCTCGATCGTGCAGCAGCCGCGGCTGCCGGTGCGCAGCGTGCCGCGCTGGCGGCTCAGCGCGAGGTGCACGCCGACGACCTCGTGGCCGGCGTCGACGAGCCGCGCGGCCGCAACGGCGCTGTCGACGCCGCCGCTCATCGCCGCGAGGATCCTCATGCCGCCAGGGTACGCGGCGTGGCGTGCGCAGGTGCGGCTCAGGGCGTCGTCGGAGGCGCTCACCGCCACGGCGGGCCGACTCAGCCGTGTCTGCGCACGAGCTCTCGTGCAGTTCGACCTCTGAGCGCTTAGCGGATCTGGTCGAGCTCCTGCGTCTCGTCCGGCACCTGCGCGGAGCGGGCGTAGCCGCGCACGCGGCGGTCGACGAAGGTCACCAGCCACAGCAGGAGCCCCGCCGCCAGCAGGACGAGCGCGATCTCGTACTGCTCGGCCTCGCGGCCCGAGGTCCACGGCAGCACGAGGTACACGCAGGCGATCGCGCCGATGACGGGCAGCGCCGTCGGCGTGCGGAAGTGGCGGTGCTCGACCCGATCCCGCCGCAGCACGAGGACCGCGACGTTGACCACCGCGAAGACGGCGAGCAGGAGCAGCGAGGTCGTGCCGCCCAGCAGCACGGCGATCGGGTTCGCGGGATCGATCGAGACGTAGGCGGTGAGCAGCAGCGCGATCGCGGTCGTGAACACGATGGCCGACCACGGCGTCCGGCGGCCGGGGAGCACCGCCTTGAGGAAGGGCGGCAGCACGCCCTGCCGGCTCATCCCGTAGAGCAGGCGGCTCGCCATCATCATGTTGATGAGCGCCGAGTTGCCGACCGCGAAGAGCGAGATGAAGGGCAGCAGCGACGCGATCGGGAAGCCGGGCGCGGCCGCCTCGACGACCGTCACGAGCGGGGTGTCGTTGCCGGCGAGCTCGCCGACCGGCACGAGCGCGACGGCGACCACCGAGACGAGCACGTAGACGATCGCCGTGATCCCGAGGCCGGTGAGCATGACGCGCGGGAAGATCCGCGACGGCTCCTTCACCTCCTCGGCCATGTTGACGCTGTCCTCGAAGCCGACCATGGCGAAGAACGCGAGCGAGGTCGCCGTGCTCACCGCGAGGAGCAGGGACTTCTCCTCCGGCGTCTCGAACATCGCCACCCGCGAGAAGTCGGCCTGCCCGGCGAACACGGCGCCGAACCCGATCGTGATGACGAGCAGGAGCCCCGAGAGCTCGATGCAGGTGAGCACCACGTTGAGGCCGACGCTCTCGGCGACACCGCGCAGGTTGACGAGCGCGATGAGCACCATGAAGCCGAGGGCGATCGGCAGCCGGACGCCGGGCTCCTCGGCGAACCCGAAGCCGATCGCGAAGTTGCTCGCGAAGGCGCCGCCCGCCGCCGACGCGGAGGTGATGCCGGAGCACATGACCGTGAATAGCACGAGGAAGGTGACGAGGTGGATGCCGAAGGCCTTGTGCGCGTACAGCGCGGCCCCGGCGGCGCGCGGGTACTTCGTCACGAGCTCGAGATACGAGCAGGCGGTGAGCGTCGCCACCGCGAAGGCGATGAGGAACGGGAGCCACGCGGCGCCGCCGACCTCCGCCGCCACCTGCCCGGTGAGCGCGTAGACGCCGGTGCCGAGGATGTCGCCGACGACGAAGAGGAGCAGGAGCTTCGGCCCCATCACCCGCTTGAGCTCGGGGCTGTCGGTCGGCGTGCCCCCGCCTGCCGCCGCGGTGCCACCGGCGCCATCGCCGTCGATCGCCATGCCCCATGGTCGACCTCGACCGCGCCCGCGCCCGCGGGGACTCAGCTCGCGCTCAGCTCGCCTCTGCGGCCCAGGAGCGGCCGCGCGGCGGCGAGCCCCGCCCGGCGCGCCTGCTCGACCGCCGGGGGCAGCGCCGAGAGCAGCGCCTCGATCTCGGCCTCCGCCGTCTCCGGCCCGAGCGTGAAGCGCAGCGCCCCGCGCGCCTCCGGCTCCGGCACGCCCATCGCGAGGAGGACGTGGGAGGGCTCCGGCACGCCCGCCTGGCAGGCGGAGCCGGTCGATACCGCGAACCCGGCGCCGTCGAGGAGGAAGAGCAGCGAGTCGCCCTCGCAGCCCGCGAAGGTGAGGTGCGCGTTGCCGGGCAGCCGGCCGGCCGCCTCGGGATCGCCTCGGAGCACGGCGCCGGGCACGCTCGCGAGGATGCCGGCGACGAGCCGGTCGCGCAGCTCCGCCATCCGCCCGGCCGTCTCCGGGAGGGACGCCGTCGCGAGTTCCGCCGCGAGCCCGAACGCGGCCGCGCCCGCCGCATCCTGCGTGCCGGATCGCCCGCGCTGCTGGCTGCCGCCGTGGAGCAGCGGCTCGACGACCGCCGAGCGCGCCAGCAGCAGCGCCCCCACGCCGACCGGACCGCCGATCTTGTGCGCCGAGACGCTCAGCGCCGCGACCCGGAGCGCGTGGAAGTCGATCGGCAGCTGCCCGAGCGAGGCGACCGCGTCGACGTGCACGGGGATGCCGTGGCGCGCGGCGAGGGCGGCGACCTCCGCGACCGGCTGGACGGTGCCGACCTCGTTGCTCGCGTGGAGCATCGTGATGAGCGCCACCTCGCCGCCCCGCTCGGCGAGCGCCGCCTCGAGCGCGTCGAGCCGCATCCGGCCCAGCGCGTCGACCGGCACGTGCTCGACGATCGCGCCCTCGTGGCGCTCGAGCCAGGCGACGCTGTCGAGCGCCGCGTGGTGCTCGGCCGCCGTCGAGAGGATGCGGCGCCGACGCGGGTCGGCGGCGAGCGCCGCCCACCACAGTCCCTTGATGCCGAGATTCACGGCCTCCGTGCCTCCCGAGGTCAGCACGACCTCGACGGCGTCTGCGCCGAGCGCCCGCGCGATCCGCTCGCGGCCCTCCTCGAGCAGCATCCTCGCCTCCTGGCCGGCGGCGTGGATCGAGGACGGGTTGCCGACGACGCCGAGCGCCGCCGTGTAGGCCGCGAGCACCTCGGGCCGGATCGGCGAGGTCGCCGCGTGGTCGAGATACACCGCCACGCCGCACCTCCCTGACCCTCGGACGGGCGCGAAACATCGCCGTCATCCCGGCTCACTACTCTAGATCGCATGCCCGGCCCCGATCCTCTGCGCGATCTCGGGCCCAGCCGCACCCCGGAGGGCACGCGCGTCCGGGTGTGGAGCGGCGCGGCCGACGCCCTCGAGCTCTGCGTGCTCGCCGAGCGCGACCGGGACCGGGTCACCGCTCGCATCCCGATGCGCCGCGACGCGCACGGCGTCTGGGAGGCGACCACGCCGCTCCTCCAGCCGGGCGGCCGCTACGCGATCCGGGCGCACGGCCCCCGGGGCGGCGCCGACCGCTTCGACGGCCGCCGGAGCCTCCTCGACCCGTACGCCCGCGGGATCTCGCGGTCCGCCTCGGGCGCCTGGCACAGCGAGCTCGTCGACGAGGGCTTCGACTGGGGCGGCATCGATCGTCCGCGCATCCCCATGGACCACACGGTGATCTACGAGGCCCACCTCAAGGGCCTCACGAAGCTGAGCCCCCACGTTCCCGAGGAGCTGCGCGGCACCTACGCGGGCCTCGCGCACGAGTCGACGATCGGCTACCTCCGGGATCTCGGCGTCACGACCGTCGAGCTGCTGCCGGTGCACCAGTTCACCAGCGAGGAGCGCCTCCAGCGGTTGGGGATGCCGAACTACTGGGGCTACAACACCCTCGGCTTCTTCGCGCCCCA
The Homoserinibacter sp. YIM 151385 DNA segment above includes these coding regions:
- the mnmA gene encoding tRNA 2-thiouridine(34) synthase MnmA is translated as MRILAAMSGGVDSAVAAARLVDAGHEVVGVHLALSRQRGTLRTGSRGCCTIEDAMDARRAANLLGIPFYVWDFSERFALDVVDDFAAEYAAGRTPNPCMRCNERIKFAAVLEKGLALGFDAVATGHYAEIREDAAGRRELHRAAAWAKDQSYVLGVLTEEQLAHAVFPLGATPSKDEVRAEAAARGLTVAQKPDSYDICFIPDGDTRGWLAERVGAEPGDILDRSGERIGRHEGAHAFTVGQRKGLSLGVPSPDGRPRFVLEVRPRTNEVVVGPREALAIAELAGSRFTWAGAPPEDAATAFACEVQVRAHGDPVPATARVAGGELVIRPEAPLGGVAPGQTAVVYLGTRVLGQCTIDRTVSADQAAVPA
- a CDS encoding alpha/beta fold hydrolase; its protein translation is MRLATRSWGSGARRIQLVHGINGTSELWHDFAELLAARHDATVTAVDLRGHGGSAHAEPGAYRVADFADDLVETLEPGADRVIGHSLGGRVLATAVERLRPARAVYLDPGFRLALTPRSPLGWALEHLPGTPAALAWLFTRGTPGLDAENRARFARSSAAWDRRMVRPVFVELMRSPLPVAPPAVPSTVVRGPDSILVRPGHAHELAAAGWEVRDFPGAKHDMATLDPAGTEALLRDRL
- a CDS encoding APC family permease translates to MAIDGDGAGGTAAAGGGTPTDSPELKRVMGPKLLLLFVVGDILGTGVYALTGQVAAEVGGAAWLPFLIAFAVATLTACSYLELVTKYPRAAGAALYAHKAFGIHLVTFLVLFTVMCSGITSASAAGGAFASNFAIGFGFAEEPGVRLPIALGFMVLIALVNLRGVAESVGLNVVLTCIELSGLLLVITIGFGAVFAGQADFSRVAMFETPEEKSLLLAVSTATSLAFFAMVGFEDSVNMAEEVKEPSRIFPRVMLTGLGITAIVYVLVSVVAVALVPVGELAGNDTPLVTVVEAAAPGFPIASLLPFISLFAVGNSALINMMMASRLLYGMSRQGVLPPFLKAVLPGRRTPWSAIVFTTAIALLLTAYVSIDPANPIAVLLGGTTSLLLLAVFAVVNVAVLVLRRDRVEHRHFRTPTALPVIGAIACVYLVLPWTSGREAEQYEIALVLLAAGLLLWLVTFVDRRVRGYARSAQVPDETQELDQIR
- a CDS encoding MFS transporter encodes the protein MAQTESEAAKTIRSLVPARMDRLPWTRFHWMIVIGLGFSWILDGLEIQIVSLGGYENTLGMSAADVGIAGTVYLVGQVVGALVFGRLADSLGRKKLFILTLAIYLVASAVAGLSPTMEFFFVFRFLAGMGIGGEYAAINSAIDELIPSNYRGRVDIAVNGTYWFGAAMGSFAGVFLLDQNLFAEDVGWRIAFFIGPILGLAVIALRRHIPESPRWLITHGREEEAEKTVDDIEHHVEHETHHELEEVPDEKAIELVPQKRTPFLTIARVLLRDHPTRLLVGMTMMITQSFLYNAIFFTYSLVLQNFYELPVSAVPLMFFPFAIGNLLGPLLLGPLFDTWGRRQMIALTYGVSAVVLAISAFLFSTGSIDVTVHVILWCVSFFFASAGASSAYLTVSEIFPLEMRSQVISYVFAVGQIFGAIAPALYASLVGEGEDRGPLTIGYYVGAGVMALGAVVAAIFGVAAERKSLEDIIDPLTKSNRTPR
- a CDS encoding cysteine desulfurase family protein, whose protein sequence is MAVYLDHAATSPIRPEVLAAYTAALGVVGNPSSIHAAGQEARMLLEEGRERIARALGADAVEVVLTSGGTEAVNLGIKGLWWAALAADPRRRRILSTAAEHHAALDSVAWLERHEGAIVEHVPVDALGRMRLDALEAALAERGGEVALITMLHASNEVGTVQPVAEVAALAARHGIPVHVDAVASLGQLPIDFHALRVAALSVSAHKIGGPVGVGALLLARSAVVEPLLHGGSQQRGRSGTQDAAGAAAFGLAAELATASLPETAGRMAELRDRLVAGILASVPGAVLRGDPEAAGRLPGNAHLTFAGCEGDSLLFLLDGAGFAVSTGSACQAGVPEPSHVLLAMGVPEPEARGALRFTLGPETAEAEIEALLSALPPAVEQARRAGLAAARPLLGRRGELSAS
- the ligA gene encoding NAD-dependent DNA ligase LigA, yielding MAETGEQIPVDDLTRDAAGEEVEALTSRILELREAYYERDAAVASDEEYDALVHRLEAIERLFPELQSQDSPTQTVGGGVSALFAPVVHAERMLSLDNVFDEEEFLEWAAKVERDAGRHVDLLCELKIDGLAINLRYERGRLVSAATRGDGVTGEDVTANVLRIGGIPQQLAGEGHPERVEVRGEIFLRTEAFDALNALQASMRERVVEEARGRAAFDEERAELSASRRFPALANPRNAAAGGLRQQLDKKDGLEKEAGLARVESLALYVHGVGAWPDPPVTAQSEVYALLAEWGLPTSPYSSVRATPAEAAAFIAHYGEHRHSVEHEIDGVVVKVDELALHDELGATSRAPRWAIAYKYPPEQVNTKLLDIVVSVGRTGRATPYASMQKVRVAGSEVRQATLHNQDVVKAKGVLIGDTVVLRKAGDVIPEVLGPVVELRDGTEREFVMPADCPECGTALAPAKEGDIDLRCPNARACPAQVRGRVEHIGSRGALDIEGLGEVGAAALTQPEIPERPPLETEAGLFALTIDDIIGIEVIVRDGETGLPRLEEDGTPRRRSPFQRIELEYPPEAAGMDAAERRKAGFRKDHRVVLPSEAALTLLAELEKAKTKELWRMLVSLNIRHVGPVAARALAGYFGSLDAIRAASREELAAVDGVGGIIADALLDWFEVDWHRDIVEAWAAAGVQLATPGHPGPGNAAGADGPLAGLTVVATGTLEGFTREGAQEAIMQAGGKAASSVSKKTDYVAAGPGAGSKLQKAEALGVRIIDAAQFALLVAGGPAALGEPEPEQEQEAADGGKTGDDTAE